The following proteins come from a genomic window of Bos mutus isolate GX-2022 chromosome 23, NWIPB_WYAK_1.1, whole genome shotgun sequence:
- the LOC102270548 gene encoding SLA class II histocompatibility antigen, DQ haplotype D alpha chain: protein MILNRALIWGALALTTMMGPSGSEDIVADHIGAYGINVYHTYGPSGYYTHEFDGDEEFYVDLEKRETVWNLPVFSKFRSFDPQGALRNIATAKHNLEIVIQRSNSTAATNKVPEMTVFSKSPVMLGQPNTLICHVDNIFPPVINITWLKNGHLVIEGISETSFLSKDDHSFSKISYLTFLPSDDDVYDCKVEHWGLDKPLLKHWEPDIPAPMSELTETVVCALGLTVGLVGIVVGTVLIIRGLRSGGPSRHQGPL from the exons ATGATCCTGAACAGAGCCCTGATTTGGGGGGCCCTCGCCCTGACCACCATGATGGGTCCCTCTGGGAGTGAAGACATTGTGG CTGACCACATTGGTGCCTATGGCATAAACGTCTACCACACATATGGTCCCTCTGGCTACTATACCCATGAATTTGATGGAGATGAAGAGTTCTACGTGGACCTGGAAAAGAGGGAGACTGTCTGGAATCTGCCTGTGTTTAGTAAATTTAGAAGTTTTGACCCTCAGGGTGCGCTGAGAAACATAGCTACAGCGAAGCACAATTTGGAGATCGTGATTCAAAGGTCCAACTCTACTGCTGCTACCAACA AGGTTCCTGAGATGACTgtgttttccaagtctcctgtgatGCTGGGCCAGCCCAACACCCTCATCTGTCACGTGGACAACATCTTTCCTCCTGTGATCAACATTACATGGTTGAAGAACGGGCACTTGGTCATAGAGGGTATTTCTGAGACCAGCTTCCTCTCCAAGGATGATCATTCCTTCTCCAAGATCAGTTACctcaccttccttccttctgatgaTGATGTTTATGACTGCAAAGTGGAGCACTGGGGCCTGGATAAGCCACTGCTAAAACACTGGG aacCTGATATTCCAGCCCCTATGTCAGAGCTGACAGAGACTGTGGTCTGTGCCTTGGGGTTGACCGTGGGCCTTGTGGGCATCGTGGTGGGCACTGTCCTCATCATCCGAGGTCTGCGCTCAGGTGGCCCCTCCAGACACCAGGGGCCATTGTGA